The Ipomoea triloba cultivar NCNSP0323 chromosome 14, ASM357664v1 region AATAAGTAGACTACAATGGTCCATATTCAACCTACACTTAAGGCCATAGCAAGCCTGTCATCCAGTGATGGGTTGCTGATCCCAATGCATTTGTCTGTAATGATTGGGAGAATGGTTCATGTGAATCATACAGAATTTAATCCAGTCTAAATTTTGATTCTGCCTTTTTCCTACCATCAAATCTTCTCCATatcatatggtaattaatttttcaagtattCCTCCTAAATTCACAATGCATGCATAATCCATTAAGTAAACTACTGCATCTACAACTCTACATATCCTCCAAAATCATTACAGGTTTCAACACAACACTATATTGGGCAATGCTTATTACATCTGACAACCAAAGCTTCTTTCCACTCACCTCCACACCAGTATATGTATATCCCATAGTAAAACATGAATATTGAAAGtatacattcacaatttcacattaCAGAGAAAGAAATGCAGATGGAGACCATACACATAAAGGCATTCATAGTTAGAACATTAAAAaactttttagtttttcttattttattttacagtaTAGCAAACAGACTAGGTCTCCCTGGTGGATTGCCAGATTGGGATAGCATTATAGCAAGATGGCGTTTATTCATAAAAGTCTCAACTACTGCTGATGATGATAAGAATAGCAGAGAGCAAAAAaacgaaaattatttgaaattgaaagaaggtaaaaaataaattaattaattaattaaattcaccTAATTCCAGATCCAGTGGCGAATATCAGGACAGTCTGATACGTCTCCGGCGGCGAGATCCGATCAATGTCGAAACCTTTCCCCATAACAGGACTCAGCTCCACCACATCTCCTTTCTGGAGTTTACACAGAAGCTCCGCAGTCGAGCCGGGGACGCTCTTCACTAGAAACTCAAACACGCCTTTGGCGGCGGCAAGGGAAGGCGGGGAGGCAATAGCGAGGAACGAAGGCTTCTCGGCGTCGGGGACGCGGAGCTGGAGGTACTGTCCGGCCTTGGTGTGGGAGACCGCGAGGTCGGGAAAGTCGGAGACGTCAATGGTGACGTGGAAGAGAGACTCGGCGGCGGGGGAGACGGTCGAGAGAGGAGCCGGCGTCCAGACGGTGGTGTCCTGACgaacggcggcggcggagacGGCGAGACGACGGAGGTGATTGCGGCGGAGGAAGAGAGGTTTGAGGCGGGTCATGGATGAGGTGCGGGGGAGGAATTGAGTGAGGTAGGGCGCATGGGAACGGAGGTGCGGTGGAGTAATAGGTGTAAGAGGGagaatagtagtagtagtagacgACATCTCTAAAGAGGAGGATATTCCGGCGGCGGCGCGTGAGCGTTTCAGGGCGGTGGGTTGCGGAGGAGAACAGAAAGCGCCGCCGAGAAAGGTGGGCAAGCTAGTAATGTATGGCGGATTGGGGTAAATTACTCATCCACGTGGCCCTTTCTGATAAGTTGTGGGGCCGCATATTTCTATCTCCTTGTCTTTATAACCATTGTTATCTCCACAAATTTCCATTACAGTGCTAAGCTATTTCTATTTCTAGAAagtatcttttattttttaaatataaataatatacaaaaaagtataattgaacTCATTCAACTTATAAAAGTAATGTGTCTTGTAACGGAGATCAAGAGCTAAGTAATGGGCTTGGAGCAAGAGGTATCGTGAGTAAAATTTCAAAGTAATTTTAATGAGGCTATGGAGCGGATCAAAGGACAACAATCCCTTTGGACCCTTTAACGGGTATTGTGGAACGTTGTAAGGAGTTACGATTAAGATGAAGCATGTCTTTCGAGAACAAAATCATGTAGTTGGCATCTACATGAGCGCCGAATCACTGGGACTCTAGGAGGCTCGACTAGAATAAGGCTGGATTGAATCCCTCCATCCAATCGAAGAAAATGTAATGTCTATGATATAAAACCTACTCTTATACGTTTGATAAATAACtttgtttaaattttcataatttttataacACACTGCAATATAGTAacaacattaatttttatttaaaattattacgaaGACTAAAATTGaggttttcttaatttttatagGTAACCTTGTCCATAGTTAAAACTTGAAATTTTCTagatccttaaaaaaaattcaccccCTTTTGGCAACATCAAGATCAAAGCATATTCAACACTGGAGAAGAATTTGCAGGGCATTGAGCAAAAGGGAAATAAGATGAAACAAATGTGTAACGACAAACACTGCCTAATTAGGGCATCCACCACTGAATAAAATGGGAGAGTAAATGTAATGTACAAGTCAGTCAGCCAATTTACCCCGCTTATTTATGTGAAAATAATATATCGGAACAAAAAGAGAGCTTAGGCAGCAGGGAGTGCCCAGGGACTCCAGGTCTCTATCTTAACCCCGCAACAAAGGCGAAAAAAGCAGAAAAATTTCGACCCATTGGGTCAGAAAAAAGTTCAAACTCCTGAAGTTTGGCATTGTCACAGAATTATTCTCGTGATTATCAACCAAAGCACAAAAACAAATCCCTGGAAGTTTAATCTATCTAGGCAGCAGACTCCTTGGCAATCTTCTCTGCCTTGGCAATGACCTCATCGATTCCACCAACCATGTAAAATGACTGTTCAGGAAGGTCATCATATTTGCCATCCAGTACACCCTGTTGCATATGGACAATTCATAAACATCAGCATCACATCTCCGCAAAGTTATTGAATATGGTTGTCCGTAATAGACTTTCACAATACATTGATCGAAACTGTAAAATGCAATCACAAGCACCAGTATACCAAACACTAAACGAAGAACCTTAGCAGAAGTAGCAATCAGATAAATGACCTTCATTTTAAATGGCAAAAATACATGAGGTGGAATTTTTAAGGTTGTTATACTTCGGGAATGCATTTTAATGTTTCATACATGGGCAGTCTTTATGAATCAAACAAAACACATAGTGGTACAGGCACAGGACACCTTTGGCAGGTTATATGAGAAACACAGGGCAATAAGGAGTTTAACAGCACTTTGAAATCTGAAAACTATCACtagtaaaatataaattgattaaCTCCTGATAAAAGAAAGGCAAATAATCATTAAAGAGAACACAGTTACCTGGAAACTGTTAATGCTCTCCTTCAGCTCGACATACTTTCCAGGGGCACCCGTGAACACTTCAGCAACATGGAAAGGCTGGCTAAGGAACCTTTGAATTTTACGAGCACGAGCAACAGTCAACTTGTCATCTTCACTGAGCTCATCCATACCCAAGATAGCAATAATATCTTGAAGATTCTTGTAGTTTTGCAGAACTTTCTGTACCCCACGAGCAGTATTGTAGTGGTCCTCTCCCAAAATGTGGGGAGAAAGCATTCTAGATGTAGAATCAAGGGGATCGACAGCAGGATAAATACCAAGCTCAGAGATCTAGAGCCACCAGAGAATTTTAATTACCGTAGGAACAACCATTGGGAGCAAAAAGAAGATTAAATTTCCCTGCATAGGagaaaaaaactaagaaaataggtatattattattacctgACGGGACAACACAGTTGTGGCATCCAAGTGAGCAAAGGTAGTTGCAGGAGCAGGATCAGTCAAGTCATCAGCAGGCACATAAATAGCTTGCACAGATGTAATGGAACCTTTCTTAGTAGTTGTGATACGTTCTTGAAGGCCTCCAAGATCGGTAGCCAAAGTTGGTTGGTATCCAACAGCAGATGGGATACGCCCAAGCAAAGCAGAGACTTCAGAGTTGGCctgtaatatttaaaaaatacaaataataaataactaattGCATACAAGAACTAGTAACAAATTAGTCTAGAGATATTTTCAGAAACCAACCTGGGTAAACCTGAAAATGTTGTCGATAAAGAGAAGCACATCCTGACCCTCAGCATCTCTAAAGTGCTCAGCGACAGTTAGTCCAGTAAGTCCAACACGGGCACGAGCACCAGGGGGCTCATTCATTTGACCATATACAAGAGCACATTTACTCTCACTCTGACATTTTTATGGTATGATGAAATATCAGCAAATTTGAAAAGTAATACATTTGAGTATAGGTATAGTCATGTCAGATAACAGTAATCGTATACTAACTTGCTTATCACCCAGCTTAATGACACCACTCTCAACCATTTCTCTGTACAAATCATTACCCTCTCTAGTACGCTCACCAACACCAGCGAAGACAGAGAAACCACCTGACAGTTTAGTAAAAAAATCAGTTGTAAATCAGAATCCACACATAATGGGACCTTAAAAGGAATGAAATAAAATGTCAACACTAACCATGAGCTTTGGCAACGTTGTTAATCAGTTCCATAATAAGCACAGTCTTCCCGACTCCTGCACCACCAAAAAGCCCAATTTTTCCTCCCCTTTGATATGGTGCGAGAAGATCGACAACCTGATACAAAGAAAACAACATAGTGCACATGGTAAAGACATGAAAAGTTTACAACTTGTATtctatacaaaaaataaataaataaagtatacaCTTTTTCAGGAGGGGTGATGGTGAAAAGAGAaacagtacataaataataatcaattagACAAAATACCTTGATTCCAGTTACAAGAATTTGTTGCTCAGTAGCTTGCTCTACAAAAGCAGGTGCCTCACGATGAATGGGCAAATAGTGATCGGTTGCTGCAACAATTTTTGACAAATGAACATCAGGTCTCAGGTCTTAAAACTAATTCTGTTGATTAATAGCATTATACATTTTCCAAAAGCAATCTGACACTTACTGAGTGGGCCTTTCTCATCAATGGCCTCTCCAATGACATTGATGATACGACCAAGAGTGGCCCTACCAACAGGAACCTGCAATTGGAAGAAACAATTACCATCGATCAGAAAGCATAATGAAATGCAAATGCATGCCACCATGATAGCCATAAAGGGATATTAACAACCTTAAAATTTGTGGTAAGTTACAAAAGTAAACTCAAAATAGAAGACATTTAGCACTCCGCTAAAGTTTTCAAGTCAAAGTTTCATATGTTCTCTCTTTCTGGAAAGTTCTTGCATCAGTAATAAGACAAATGATCAATGTTTCAACCACATGAGATAAGCAAACTCGAGATCGAACTCCCAAATTCTCggatttaaataattatttatatatgacaAAGAAATGTGATCTTTGAATGGATCAATTATTCGAATTTAAGATCTATAACAATTTGAATAGTGGAAGGCCTTCGCATTGAggatcaaaattatttattaaaaaacttttttaaaaaaatcaaaccgAGACAACAAACCAACGACCTTTGGAAATAACGAAAAGAGAGAACAGCTTCAGATAACTCACAGTGATAGGAGAGCCGGTGTTGAGAACGCGTTGACCACGGACGAGCCCTTCAGTACCGTCCATAGCAATTGTCCTCACCATGTTCTCACCCAAGTGCTGCGCCACCTCGAGCACAAGCCTGATTTGGTTGTCGAGCACCTCGAGAGCGGTGAGGATCGGAGGCAGTCCCTCATCGAATCTGACGTCCACGACGGCTCCAATAACCTGGCAGACTTGACCGATCGATCCGGCACCGGTGAACTCATCGGTGATCTTCCCCGTCGGCGCATTTCCAGACGGAGGCTTGGCCGATGGCTTCTCGGCCGGGGACGCAGCGGAGGTAGCGTAACGAACAGCACGGTTCAGGAGAAAGCCGGCGGGGGAGGCGCGTGGAGCAGGCCTGGTCAGAGAGTTCCCAACGGCGGATCTGGAAATTGAGCCCCCGCGAGAGGCGGATGATCGGAGAAGCGAGGCTATAAGCCTCCGAGACGCCATTGATTGGTTAGGGTTTGGTCTACAGAGGGAGTGGGGAATAAAATGAGAGCTAGGGTTATGGAGTGAATGAGAGAGGACTGTTGTTTATCTAGAGAGAAGAGAGCTAAATGTGCCGCGTTTGGTTCTACTTTTTGCAGAATTAACTACAATTGTAATAAATTACTTCCtcttaatcaaataattaatattaaatttccAATTATTAACTTAGGtgtaaatattttgaatttttttcaaattgtaTTCAAAATTTATGCCAATTACTTTTTGGTCTAATGGCATCCGGTTGCGCTCCCTATGTgaaaggggtgggttcgagccaaATACT contains the following coding sequences:
- the LOC116004356 gene encoding fruit protein pKIWI502: MSSTTTTILPLTPITPPHLRSHAPYLTQFLPRTSSMTRLKPLFLRRNHLRRLAVSAAAVRQDTTVWTPAPLSTVSPAAESLFHVTIDVSDFPDLAVSHTKAGQYLQLRVPDAEKPSFLAIASPPSLAAAKGVFEFLVKSVPGSTAELLCKLQKGDVVELSPVMGKGFDIDRISPPETYQTVLIFATGSGISPIRSLIEGGFGADQRSDVRLYYGARNLDRMAYQDRFKNWESSGVEIVPVLSQPDDSWTGESGYVQAAFAKAKKLFTPQSTGAVLCGQKQMAEEITSVLLEDGVSAEKILKNF
- the LOC116004591 gene encoding ATP synthase subunit beta, mitochondrial gives rise to the protein MASRRLIASLLRSSASRGGSISRSAVGNSLTRPAPRASPAGFLLNRAVRYATSAASPAEKPSAKPPSGNAPTGKITDEFTGAGSIGQVCQVIGAVVDVRFDEGLPPILTALEVLDNQIRLVLEVAQHLGENMVRTIAMDGTEGLVRGQRVLNTGSPITVPVGRATLGRIINVIGEAIDEKGPLTTDHYLPIHREAPAFVEQATEQQILVTGIKVVDLLAPYQRGGKIGLFGGAGVGKTVLIMELINNVAKAHGGFSVFAGVGERTREGNDLYREMVESGVIKLGDKQSESKCALVYGQMNEPPGARARVGLTGLTVAEHFRDAEGQDVLLFIDNIFRFTQANSEVSALLGRIPSAVGYQPTLATDLGGLQERITTTKKGSITSVQAIYVPADDLTDPAPATTFAHLDATTVLSRQISELGIYPAVDPLDSTSRMLSPHILGEDHYNTARGVQKVLQNYKNLQDIIAILGMDELSEDDKLTVARARKIQRFLSQPFHVAEVFTGAPGKYVELKESINSFQGVLDGKYDDLPEQSFYMVGGIDEVIAKAEKIAKESAA